One window from the genome of Acidobacteriota bacterium encodes:
- a CDS encoding ECF-type sigma factor encodes MPATEERSTTELGLADAPRDLTLALRRWSRGDAGGGERVFQQLYSELRRTAVAYFSGERSNHTLQPTALVNEAFLRLAQQGPIQWTDRRHFLSFAARIMRQVLIDHSRLYSRQKRGAGCVNVPLALIGDVACPTPQALIELHQALERLATWDPQKASMLELHFFGGLDYDEIAHLEGVSRATVGRQMRRARAWLYSQLLPNPPQDPA; translated from the coding sequence ATGCCTGCCACGGAAGAACGCTCGACGACCGAGCTCGGCCTCGCCGATGCACCCCGCGATCTGACCCTGGCCTTGCGCCGCTGGAGTCGGGGCGACGCCGGAGGCGGCGAGCGGGTCTTCCAGCAGCTCTACAGCGAGCTGCGCCGTACCGCCGTGGCCTACTTCAGCGGCGAACGCAGCAACCACACGCTGCAGCCGACGGCCCTGGTCAACGAGGCCTTTCTCCGACTCGCCCAGCAGGGCCCGATCCAGTGGACCGATCGCCGCCACTTCCTGTCCTTCGCGGCGCGCATCATGCGCCAGGTCCTGATCGATCACTCGCGCCTCTACTCCCGACAGAAACGCGGCGCGGGGTGCGTCAACGTCCCCTTGGCATTGATCGGCGACGTGGCCTGCCCGACGCCGCAGGCTCTGATCGAGCTGCATCAGGCTCTCGAACGCCTGGCGACCTGGGACCCGCAGAAGGCCAGCATGCTCGAGCTGCACTTCTTCGGCGGCCTCGACTACGACGAGATCGCGCACCTCGAGGGAGTCTCGCGGGCGACCGTCGGACGGCAGATGCGGCGGGCGCGCGCCTGGCTCTACTCACAGCTCCTTCCCAATCCTCCGCAAGACCCGGCATGA
- a CDS encoding Ig-like domain-containing protein, with the protein MTERHRAALIALLGLLLILGLATPATAGDQIGHADWRSRLLGETLPRSLQCGSTATASVTLINVGASPWRAADGDHLRAVGGLDPFRGTKVRLPAGAEVPYGSSHTFDFEMTAPAAPGDYLSDWRMATGERQFFGAVAEESIHVVCTPVVAWLAEPIAAWADDGATISLGSIHEYSPALAPVMVIVPSSQQSGDSHRISGLRAETVSGPVRVSLPVLAPQEIPPAGSLTVQPLIAPIPGRSRSALEPFEVLVAFEVDSVPYSFRLEGEVQRASFGQVDCWDLTIDDYGGHTVYEVDRTTLPQDFTFDVRVRNCSASETLKVPSGGFVWDSSQLPTGFTATFTVGCASVDPSDFSCLFGPGESESVATINLTATPDAESGELVSRVSVFPDNAGSQSVPLDGRFEIESFGLGLDNVLVDVQFDGGAPLSNRVGDGGTVDVGSVRDQDLQFDFSVLNFNSQSIHVDVFGTFLSGAGAGGLDFEHTWRPGDIPAQGQLDFEGVLRVAGGQSGPFLLRLDFTVFDRPINPFFSEDFTFYIRGDRIICGGSPPCGAILEVVDEAGLPVRALWRAEANVGFEQEFEFTVRNEGDQLLELDLPITSTGDSRFTLSNPSDAAVAVGAERTFSVSFDARGASPSATYETTLVIASNSAIRDPFDFTIRVAPLPLPPFEIEVIGYDVQNFRADLGTHSELPLELIFKLTGNSDDRIYFGRFRGLLSQGGPLQWTWADPAPPLGLDVGDHVALTRNETYFFKGYLNRRSIAGNLNQPFSLEIQFVSAESRTGANPTTHQLDLVGSFEGLYNPVADGPNPDCSAPSHPCDVAFCAQRDNFLAALPGEVAACLANSVVAAYSCKSCGIVPFVSAPPLVAQCVGLCFASTALAYLGCDQVTQDTWVLWGQILTQHLQCYCDRDGRYCEREYFVGYEVEGLGPFEQVALEAQCRTPGGFEIFSGGTATHGAPVDYGIIRCPEGATVTLGTLEVDGVGDHRRSCRLLDPQPGDLPAIPLYERFLSGHFSGAFDCSCQEPLGCGTFHQVTGTAQGLREFGDEIEVALNPADEPGAIIATVTENGVFSFPGEVPTSSFYSVAIVNKDDYPHCWVEPTRGNIAGGPVVDVVDLFCDTTVPNVTLTAPRDGFRYTPDPGTGTIPLRAIAGDVERAPLVQLYVDDEPVSGWLVADPVDAIPFYEVLWLSSGPGTYEARALARNLAGATAWSRTSTFEVDSAVGCDVDGEGPEVIRLTPADGAAVVLDLLRTVLLDAQVFDLSGVQQVEFLIDDQPVGVAGGDGPWSFGWRAPGTGSFRLRIRSTDNCGNVSESQEHRFTVVEANPELPYGFFEPATCQALTGWSTDPNFVGAVKVQFFRGAPRPDGELVAEGFADRACGSGGGLAQNNCFAVATPAVLRTGGAESVYAYARDVDPLGVATGQWRPLFGSPQVLTCGGGSGGGGAAPPTPLGLAASDGAFGDRVRVTWTPSAGATAYEVLRGTTSDVAAAAVIAVPVGATVDDQDVVVGQTYHYWARATNGHGSSVVSQPNTGFAAAGTGSTDPPTGEFEEASCTRLVGWAHDPDSAAPIRVRIYRDGPLGIGVLFADVLANRERSGLPTPGSRHGFEVAVPTGTSDGTLFYAYGVGVNASGQPDGLDAPLPPLPRAVDCPQNSRPSAPTELSASDGAFGDRVRLQWSPASNAQSYSVHRSSTSSPLDGSVVAAGLAGTSWNDTTAVPWQTYHYWVFASNGHGNSAFSNVDTGYAGGGGGASPQGTFDEATCEWLAGWAWDPDFAGPIRVRVFRDGPLGIGSLFAEVVADRPRASLPAPDPNHGFRVAIPAGTSHGTLFYAYAVGVDGSGQGDGEIFHLVASPQAVQCSQTTRPDAPTGVTASDGAFADRVRVTWQASPTATSYSVWRHTSHQPMSGNVVASGVEGTSWDDLSAPPGQAYYYWVFATNEHGSSAFSSPDLGFVSP; encoded by the coding sequence GTGACCGAGCGTCACCGAGCGGCCCTGATCGCGCTTCTGGGCCTTCTGCTGATCCTGGGGCTGGCGACGCCGGCAACCGCCGGAGACCAGATCGGCCACGCCGACTGGCGGTCTCGACTGCTCGGTGAGACCTTGCCGCGGTCGCTGCAGTGCGGATCGACGGCGACCGCGTCGGTGACTTTGATCAACGTCGGCGCCTCGCCGTGGCGGGCTGCCGACGGCGACCATCTGCGGGCGGTCGGAGGTCTCGATCCTTTTCGAGGTACCAAGGTTCGCCTGCCGGCAGGAGCCGAAGTGCCTTACGGCAGCAGCCACACCTTCGATTTCGAGATGACGGCGCCGGCGGCGCCCGGCGACTATCTCTCGGATTGGCGTATGGCCACCGGCGAGCGCCAGTTCTTCGGTGCCGTGGCCGAGGAGAGCATCCATGTGGTGTGTACTCCGGTGGTCGCCTGGCTCGCCGAGCCGATCGCCGCCTGGGCCGACGATGGTGCCACCATCTCCCTCGGTTCGATCCACGAGTACTCGCCAGCGTTGGCTCCCGTCATGGTGATCGTGCCGAGCTCCCAGCAGAGCGGCGACAGCCACCGGATCTCAGGCCTGCGAGCGGAGACCGTCTCGGGACCGGTGCGGGTCTCGTTGCCGGTCCTGGCGCCCCAAGAGATCCCGCCTGCCGGGTCCCTGACCGTGCAGCCCTTGATCGCGCCGATTCCCGGCAGATCGCGCAGCGCCCTCGAGCCCTTCGAGGTCTTGGTGGCCTTTGAAGTCGACTCGGTGCCGTATTCCTTCCGCCTCGAGGGCGAGGTCCAGCGAGCCAGCTTCGGCCAGGTGGACTGTTGGGACCTGACCATCGACGACTACGGCGGGCACACCGTCTACGAAGTCGATCGCACCACCTTGCCGCAGGACTTCACCTTCGACGTGCGGGTCCGCAACTGCAGTGCCTCCGAAACGCTCAAGGTGCCGAGCGGCGGGTTCGTCTGGGATTCCTCGCAACTGCCCACGGGCTTCACCGCCACCTTCACAGTGGGGTGTGCTTCCGTCGATCCCTCGGACTTCTCGTGCCTCTTCGGGCCGGGGGAGTCGGAATCGGTGGCGACCATCAATCTCACGGCCACTCCCGACGCCGAGAGCGGTGAGCTGGTCAGCCGGGTTTCGGTGTTTCCGGACAATGCCGGCAGCCAGTCCGTTCCCCTCGACGGGCGGTTCGAAATCGAGAGCTTCGGTTTGGGCCTCGACAACGTCCTGGTCGACGTGCAGTTCGATGGCGGTGCGCCGCTCTCCAACCGAGTGGGCGATGGCGGGACCGTCGACGTCGGCAGCGTGCGAGACCAAGATCTACAGTTCGATTTCTCGGTGCTGAACTTCAACTCCCAGTCGATTCATGTCGACGTCTTCGGCACTTTCCTTTCCGGGGCCGGAGCCGGCGGTTTGGACTTCGAGCACACCTGGCGTCCGGGCGATATTCCGGCCCAGGGACAGCTCGACTTCGAGGGTGTCCTGCGGGTGGCAGGGGGGCAGTCCGGCCCCTTCCTGCTGCGCCTCGACTTCACCGTCTTTGATCGGCCGATCAACCCCTTCTTCAGTGAAGACTTCACCTTCTATATTCGCGGCGATCGCATCATTTGCGGTGGCAGTCCGCCATGCGGTGCGATTCTGGAGGTGGTCGATGAGGCCGGCCTGCCGGTGCGCGCTCTCTGGCGCGCGGAGGCCAACGTCGGTTTCGAGCAGGAGTTCGAGTTCACCGTTCGCAACGAGGGCGATCAGCTCCTCGAGCTCGACCTGCCGATCACGAGCACCGGCGATTCCCGATTCACCCTTTCCAATCCTTCTGATGCGGCCGTGGCGGTGGGCGCCGAGCGCACTTTCTCGGTTTCCTTCGATGCTCGGGGCGCCAGCCCGAGTGCGACCTATGAAACCACCCTGGTGATCGCCAGCAACTCGGCGATTCGGGACCCCTTCGATTTCACCATCCGAGTTGCACCACTGCCGCTACCCCCCTTTGAAATCGAGGTCATCGGCTACGATGTGCAGAACTTCAGGGCCGACCTCGGCACTCACTCGGAGCTACCCCTCGAGCTGATCTTCAAGCTCACCGGCAACTCGGACGACCGCATCTACTTCGGACGCTTCCGAGGTTTGCTCTCGCAGGGCGGTCCGCTGCAATGGACCTGGGCCGATCCGGCGCCCCCCCTCGGTCTCGACGTCGGCGACCATGTCGCCTTGACCCGCAACGAAACCTATTTCTTCAAGGGGTATCTGAATCGGCGATCGATCGCGGGTAACCTCAACCAGCCTTTCTCCCTCGAGATCCAGTTCGTCAGTGCCGAGAGCCGTACCGGCGCCAACCCGACGACTCATCAACTCGACCTGGTGGGGAGCTTCGAGGGACTCTACAATCCCGTCGCCGACGGGCCGAATCCCGACTGCTCGGCGCCCAGTCATCCTTGCGACGTGGCCTTCTGCGCCCAGCGAGACAACTTCCTGGCTGCGCTCCCCGGTGAGGTGGCGGCCTGCCTCGCCAACTCGGTCGTGGCGGCCTATAGCTGCAAGAGCTGCGGAATCGTGCCGTTTGTGTCGGCGCCGCCGTTGGTCGCTCAATGCGTCGGTCTATGCTTCGCCTCGACCGCTTTGGCTTATCTCGGCTGTGACCAGGTGACCCAAGACACCTGGGTTCTCTGGGGGCAGATCCTCACTCAGCATCTCCAGTGCTACTGCGATCGCGACGGCCGTTACTGCGAACGCGAGTACTTCGTGGGCTACGAGGTCGAAGGCCTGGGACCCTTCGAGCAGGTCGCCCTCGAAGCGCAGTGCCGGACCCCGGGAGGGTTCGAGATCTTCAGCGGTGGCACGGCGACCCATGGCGCGCCCGTCGATTACGGCATCATCCGGTGCCCGGAAGGGGCGACGGTCACCCTCGGAACCCTCGAGGTGGACGGTGTCGGAGACCATCGCCGAAGCTGCCGCCTGCTCGATCCGCAGCCCGGCGATCTGCCCGCTATTCCGCTCTATGAGCGCTTTCTTTCGGGCCACTTCTCCGGGGCCTTCGACTGCTCCTGCCAGGAGCCCCTGGGCTGCGGCACCTTCCATCAGGTCACCGGCACGGCGCAGGGCCTGCGCGAGTTCGGGGATGAGATCGAGGTCGCCCTCAATCCCGCCGATGAACCGGGAGCGATCATCGCGACGGTGACCGAGAACGGCGTGTTCAGCTTCCCCGGGGAGGTCCCGACGTCGAGCTTCTACTCGGTGGCGATCGTCAACAAGGACGACTATCCCCATTGCTGGGTCGAGCCGACCCGCGGCAACATTGCCGGCGGTCCGGTGGTCGACGTCGTCGACCTGTTCTGCGACACGACCGTCCCCAACGTCACCTTGACCGCACCGCGGGACGGCTTCCGTTACACCCCGGATCCGGGGACTGGAACGATTCCCCTGCGCGCCATCGCTGGCGATGTCGAGCGCGCTCCGCTGGTGCAGCTCTACGTCGATGACGAGCCGGTGAGTGGTTGGCTGGTGGCCGATCCGGTCGACGCGATCCCTTTCTACGAGGTGCTCTGGCTGTCCTCGGGGCCGGGTACCTACGAGGCGCGGGCCTTGGCTCGGAACCTCGCCGGAGCCACCGCCTGGTCGCGCACCAGCACCTTCGAGGTCGATTCCGCCGTCGGCTGCGATGTCGATGGCGAAGGGCCCGAGGTGATTCGCCTGACGCCGGCGGACGGCGCCGCGGTGGTGCTGGATCTGCTGCGCACGGTACTGCTCGATGCCCAGGTCTTCGACCTCAGCGGAGTCCAGCAGGTCGAGTTCTTGATCGACGATCAGCCGGTCGGGGTGGCTGGAGGGGATGGTCCCTGGAGCTTCGGTTGGAGGGCGCCGGGCACCGGTAGCTTCCGCTTGCGCATTCGATCGACGGACAACTGCGGCAACGTCAGCGAGTCCCAGGAGCATCGCTTCACGGTGGTCGAGGCGAATCCGGAGTTGCCCTACGGGTTCTTCGAGCCGGCGACCTGCCAAGCCCTCACCGGTTGGTCGACGGATCCGAACTTCGTCGGTGCGGTCAAGGTGCAGTTCTTTCGCGGCGCGCCGCGACCGGATGGCGAGCTGGTGGCCGAGGGCTTTGCCGATCGCGCTTGCGGCTCCGGTGGAGGTTTGGCGCAGAACAACTGCTTCGCCGTCGCGACGCCGGCGGTCCTCAGGACCGGAGGGGCGGAGTCGGTTTATGCCTATGCTCGCGATGTCGACCCGCTGGGCGTGGCGACCGGTCAGTGGCGTCCGCTCTTCGGATCACCCCAAGTGCTGACCTGCGGCGGCGGCAGTGGTGGCGGCGGTGCGGCGCCGCCCACGCCCCTCGGCTTGGCGGCCAGCGACGGCGCCTTCGGGGATCGCGTTCGGGTGACCTGGACGCCCTCCGCCGGGGCGACCGCCTACGAAGTCCTTCGCGGCACGACCTCCGATGTCGCGGCCGCCGCCGTCATCGCCGTGCCGGTGGGGGCGACGGTGGACGATCAAGACGTGGTGGTCGGCCAGACCTATCACTACTGGGCGCGCGCCACCAATGGTCACGGCAGCAGTGTGGTTTCGCAGCCCAACACGGGTTTCGCTGCCGCCGGCACTGGCAGCACCGATCCGCCGACCGGTGAGTTCGAAGAGGCGAGCTGCACTCGTCTCGTCGGCTGGGCTCACGATCCCGACTCGGCAGCGCCGATCCGCGTTCGGATCTACCGTGACGGACCACTCGGTATCGGCGTCTTGTTCGCCGATGTGCTCGCCAACCGCGAGCGGTCCGGCCTGCCGACTCCCGGGTCTCGCCATGGATTCGAAGTCGCCGTGCCGACGGGTACCTCCGACGGCACCTTGTTCTATGCCTACGGAGTCGGGGTGAACGCCTCGGGCCAGCCCGATGGCCTCGATGCACCGCTTCCGCCGTTGCCCCGAGCCGTCGACTGCCCGCAGAACTCACGGCCGTCTGCTCCCACCGAGCTGAGCGCTTCCGACGGTGCCTTTGGCGATCGGGTTCGGCTGCAGTGGTCCCCGGCTTCGAACGCTCAGAGCTACAGTGTCCACCGCAGCTCGACGTCGTCACCGCTCGATGGCTCGGTGGTCGCCGCCGGGCTGGCCGGGACCTCCTGGAACGACACCACGGCGGTGCCCTGGCAGACCTACCACTACTGGGTCTTCGCCTCGAACGGTCACGGCAACAGCGCCTTCTCGAATGTCGATACCGGCTATGCCGGTGGCGGCGGTGGTGCATCGCCGCAGGGGACCTTCGACGAGGCGACCTGCGAGTGGCTGGCCGGTTGGGCTTGGGATCCGGATTTCGCCGGTCCGATCAGGGTGCGCGTTTTTCGCGATGGTCCCCTGGGCATCGGCAGTTTGTTCGCCGAGGTGGTCGCGGATCGGCCGCGCGCCAGCTTGCCGGCCCCGGACCCGAATCACGGTTTCCGGGTGGCGATTCCGGCTGGCACCTCCCATGGCACGCTCTTCTATGCCTATGCGGTGGGCGTCGATGGCAGCGGTCAGGGGGATGGGGAGATCTTCCACCTGGTGGCCTCGCCGCAAGCCGTACAGTGCAGCCAGACGACGCGACCGGATGCACCGACGGGGGTGACAGCGAGCGACGGCGCCTTCGCCGATCGTGTGCGGGTCACCTGGCAGGCCTCGCCTACGGCGACCTCCTACAGCGTTTGGCGCCACACCTCCCATCAGCCGATGAGTGGCAACGTGGTCGCTTCCGGGGTGGAGGGGACCTCCTGGGATGACCTGTCAGCCCCTCCGGGGCAGGCCTACTACTACTGGGTCTTCGCCACCAACGAACACGGCTCGAGCGCCTTCTCGAGCCCGGATCTGGGATTCGTGTCGCCGTGA
- a CDS encoding glycosyltransferase produces the protein MARFLLTTQPIPGHINPMVPIARELVARGHDVLWYTGELFRPAVEKSGARYLPMNAAPDFDLTDPTVMPERHGLKGIAQLKFYLQHMLLDSAPGQVQDLAAYVERWPVDALFSDITFLGSLYLAELGGPPCAVLGATAYPQLSRDTAPYGLGWQPSSGFFGRLRNQLLNALVGRVMFADVNRYADRVRRSIGLPPTDFAFIDTAPLLSDLYLQATAAAFEYPRSDLPAKVHFIGPLIHRPSEPFEPPTWWAELDAGRPVVHVTQGTIATAHEQLMVPAIQALADEDVLVIATTGGKTAAEFPLSPLPANVRLEPFVPYHSLLPKVDVMITNAGYGGVQFALAHGVPLVAAGRTEDKKEICARLEWAGVGLTLPTESPSPRQIREAVRQILGNPRYREDSRRLKADFDRHDAPREAADLLEQFDAGRAVQGAPQVGARRARQ, from the coding sequence ATGGCGCGTTTCCTGCTCACCACCCAGCCGATTCCAGGGCACATCAACCCGATGGTGCCGATCGCCCGCGAGCTCGTCGCCCGCGGTCACGACGTCCTCTGGTACACCGGCGAGCTCTTCCGGCCGGCGGTCGAAAAGAGCGGCGCCCGCTACCTGCCGATGAACGCGGCGCCGGACTTCGACCTGACGGATCCGACGGTGATGCCCGAGCGCCACGGCCTCAAGGGCATCGCGCAGCTCAAGTTCTACCTCCAGCACATGCTCCTCGACAGCGCTCCGGGGCAGGTGCAAGACCTCGCCGCCTACGTCGAGCGCTGGCCCGTCGATGCGCTGTTCTCGGACATCACCTTTCTCGGCTCGCTCTACCTGGCGGAGCTCGGCGGTCCGCCCTGTGCCGTCCTCGGCGCCACCGCCTATCCGCAGCTCAGTCGCGACACGGCGCCCTACGGTCTCGGCTGGCAACCCAGCTCGGGCTTCTTCGGCCGGCTGCGCAATCAGCTCCTCAACGCCCTGGTCGGGCGGGTGATGTTCGCCGACGTCAACCGCTACGCCGATCGGGTACGCCGCAGCATCGGCCTACCGCCGACGGACTTTGCGTTCATCGACACCGCGCCACTGCTCTCGGACCTCTACCTCCAGGCGACCGCCGCGGCATTCGAGTATCCGCGCAGCGACCTACCGGCCAAGGTGCACTTCATCGGCCCCTTGATCCACCGGCCATCGGAACCCTTCGAGCCACCCACCTGGTGGGCTGAGCTCGACGCCGGCCGACCGGTGGTGCACGTCACCCAAGGGACCATCGCCACCGCCCACGAGCAGCTCATGGTGCCGGCCATCCAGGCCCTGGCCGACGAAGACGTCCTGGTGATCGCCACCACCGGCGGCAAGACGGCGGCCGAGTTTCCGCTCTCGCCGCTGCCCGCCAACGTCCGCCTCGAGCCCTTCGTGCCGTACCACAGCCTGCTGCCCAAAGTGGACGTGATGATCACCAATGCCGGCTATGGCGGAGTGCAGTTCGCCCTCGCCCATGGCGTTCCTCTGGTCGCCGCCGGTCGCACCGAAGACAAGAAGGAGATCTGCGCCCGTCTCGAGTGGGCCGGTGTCGGCCTGACCTTGCCGACGGAGTCGCCGAGCCCGCGTCAGATTCGCGAAGCGGTGCGCCAGATCCTCGGCAACCCTCGCTATCGCGAAGATTCCCGGCGCCTCAAGGCGGACTTCGATCGTCACGACGCACCGCGGGAAGCGGCCGATCTGCTGGAGCAATTCGACGCCGGTCGGGCCGTCCAGGGGGCCCCGCAGGTGGGCGCCCGCCGCGCTCGTCAGTGA
- a CDS encoding MmgE/PrpD family protein, giving the protein MSPPPVLRDLADWAVGLRWDDVPGAVREAAKDQVLSTLAAVHYGYRSPLGQPIARAFAPPAPGNARVLPTGAPAQPPQAAFLMAAWSMVLDYDDVMLGGHTGHSSVLVPWAHAREHSGRDLLLAQIVANEIAARINMVCAVGSTRGQMATHLHLIAAAAARARLVGLSAESYAEALSFALSYPAEALFPAFLGSDAKALCAAWPIRMGLDAVAAVGQGLRAATDPLDDPRGFFASRATVPVREFLGGLGERWHTLTNSFKAYPACGYLEAVLEAAEALSRQSPKNPDEISRVRVKASIFTVGMDAHSEPYLDGGRSPLVALTFSTPYTVACALLDGGLRPEHLAPPWTEDPQVWELAGKVQVEHDFDRTLAALVADIPIGAALRRVKPWQAAGFGLALAGKAWGRFGRWRRPWLTTRLALALGRAAGRREPLDLSRSTKPLGAEVTVITGDGRRLRQTVDTPRGFAGGDGPAEIRRLMRQKFLDATREDLGARADRALTDLERLDRLSADEVRHLVELLCFTASQVPQPELAEPVRSAS; this is encoded by the coding sequence ATGAGTCCTCCGCCGGTCCTCCGAGACCTCGCCGACTGGGCCGTCGGCCTGCGCTGGGACGATGTCCCAGGGGCCGTCCGGGAGGCCGCCAAGGACCAGGTGCTCTCCACCCTGGCGGCGGTTCATTACGGCTACCGCAGTCCCCTCGGCCAGCCGATCGCGCGCGCCTTCGCGCCGCCGGCGCCGGGCAACGCCCGGGTGCTGCCGACGGGGGCCCCGGCGCAGCCGCCACAGGCCGCCTTCCTGATGGCCGCGTGGTCGATGGTCCTCGACTACGACGACGTCATGCTCGGCGGTCACACCGGCCATTCGTCGGTGCTGGTGCCCTGGGCCCACGCCCGCGAGCACAGCGGCCGCGACCTGCTGTTGGCCCAGATCGTCGCCAACGAGATCGCCGCCCGCATCAACATGGTCTGCGCCGTCGGCTCCACCCGCGGCCAGATGGCGACCCATCTACATCTGATCGCCGCCGCCGCCGCCCGCGCCCGTCTGGTCGGCCTGTCGGCGGAGTCCTACGCCGAAGCTCTGTCCTTCGCCCTCTCTTACCCGGCGGAAGCCCTCTTCCCGGCCTTTCTCGGCTCCGACGCCAAGGCGCTGTGCGCCGCCTGGCCGATCCGCATGGGGCTCGACGCGGTGGCCGCCGTCGGTCAAGGGCTGCGCGCGGCGACGGATCCCCTCGACGATCCGCGCGGCTTCTTCGCCAGCCGCGCCACGGTGCCGGTGCGAGAGTTCCTCGGCGGTCTCGGCGAGCGCTGGCACACCCTCACCAACAGCTTCAAGGCCTACCCTGCCTGCGGCTATCTCGAGGCCGTCCTCGAAGCCGCCGAAGCGCTCTCCCGGCAGAGCCCGAAGAATCCCGACGAGATCTCTCGGGTGCGGGTCAAGGCCTCGATCTTCACGGTCGGCATGGACGCCCATTCCGAGCCTTACCTCGACGGTGGACGCTCGCCGCTGGTGGCGCTCACCTTCTCGACCCCCTACACCGTCGCCTGCGCACTCCTCGATGGTGGTCTCCGGCCGGAGCATCTCGCCCCGCCCTGGACCGAGGATCCGCAAGTCTGGGAGCTCGCCGGCAAGGTCCAGGTGGAGCACGATTTCGACCGCACCCTGGCGGCCCTGGTGGCCGATATTCCGATCGGGGCCGCCCTGCGGCGGGTCAAGCCGTGGCAGGCCGCGGGCTTCGGCCTCGCCCTCGCGGGCAAGGCCTGGGGTCGCTTCGGGCGCTGGCGACGCCCCTGGCTGACTACCCGCCTGGCCCTCGCCCTGGGACGCGCCGCGGGCCGCCGCGAGCCCCTCGACCTGAGCCGCTCGACCAAACCCCTGGGTGCCGAAGTGACGGTGATCACCGGCGACGGCCGGCGGCTGCGTCAGACCGTCGACACGCCGCGCGGCTTCGCCGGCGGCGACGGGCCGGCGGAGATCCGGCGCCTGATGCGCCAGAAGTTCCTCGACGCCACCCGCGAAGACCTCGGGGCGAGGGCGGACCGCGCCCTCACCGACCTCGAACGCCTCGACCGCCTGTCCGCCGACGAGGTTCGACACCTGGTCGAGCTTCTCTGTTTCACCGCCTCCCAGGTCCCGCAGCCGGAGCTCGCCGAGCCGGTGCGCTCGGCCAGCTAG